Proteins encoded within one genomic window of Acidiferrobacter thiooxydans:
- a CDS encoding MobA/MobL family protein — MPILSIRARRPGDKDGLVAHAAYCGRRRLRDWRCGRVFDFSQRPGLAWSELSLPRALAAHAADPERLWNTMENPGMHGAGACAYELVMGLPRGRPLPAHAAFVRDFLNEAFVARGRAVDWHIHYDKSGNLHAHALAGPAWPPVTSNSVAAGSGHRRERLALRAQWRRHCAWWGLTNDSVASRPAVVLPGRAQALARRGVATRQGQSRAALQALAAHPAGRRWRPWSRLRGRERAPGQRQDLARDR; from the coding sequence ATGCCCATCTTGTCCATACGCGCGCGGCGCCCCGGCGACAAAGACGGTCTGGTGGCGCATGCCGCCTATTGCGGGAGACGCCGGCTGCGCGACTGGCGATGCGGTCGGGTCTTCGACTTCTCGCAGCGCCCCGGGCTTGCATGGTCGGAGCTGTCACTCCCCAGGGCGCTGGCCGCCCATGCGGCGGATCCCGAGCGGCTCTGGAATACGATGGAAAACCCGGGCATGCACGGCGCCGGGGCCTGCGCTTACGAGCTCGTCATGGGGCTCCCGCGAGGCCGGCCGCTGCCGGCGCACGCGGCCTTTGTGCGCGACTTTCTGAATGAGGCATTCGTGGCGCGGGGACGGGCCGTGGACTGGCATATCCACTACGACAAATCCGGCAACCTCCATGCCCACGCCCTGGCAGGCCCCGCATGGCCGCCTGTTACGAGCAATAGCGTCGCCGCGGGATCAGGGCACCGCAGGGAGCGCCTGGCGCTGCGCGCCCAGTGGCGTCGGCACTGCGCATGGTGGGGGCTCACCAATGACAGCGTGGCATCTCGCCCCGCCGTCGTCTTGCCGGGCCGCGCGCAGGCGCTCGCGCGCCGCGGGGTCGCCACGCGCCAAGGGCAAAGCCGCGCGGCCTTACAAGCCCTCGCAGCCCATCCCGCAGGCCGCCGATGGCGGCCGTGGTCTAGGCTGCGAGGGCGCGAGCGCGCACCGGGCCAGCGACAAGACCTCGCGCGCGACCGCTAG